From the Primulina tabacum isolate GXHZ01 chromosome 3, ASM2559414v2, whole genome shotgun sequence genome, one window contains:
- the LOC142540395 gene encoding putative inactive receptor-like protein kinase At3g56050, giving the protein MKEFWRSKNSLLAALAICCLCLQNLTICLSLNDEGVALLRFKENVMSDPFGALSNWIDEVGIDSPCSWFGVGCSEGYVVALNLEDLCLRGTLAPDLGNLVHLKSIILRNNSFYGVIPEKLAKLKELEILDLGCNNFSGEVPYQLGNNFSLAILLLDNNEFLSSTYAEIYELQKLSEVQVEEELLSGSTRSSNSILWDSLEKKEAPQRKLLQITPRARRRGWRFLPPPIPTIRNSSSPSPSPSPSPATLVPSPSPSLSPVTRVSPPSLPNQTESPGTSTGNSKRHHRLLILYPAIGGPVFFLLLVVCFFYCKSGKVAAVNPWATGLSGPLRRAFVTGVPKFKRSELEVACEDFSNVISSSSVRTLYKGTLSSGVEIAVASIATGSAKEWSNSLEAQFRKKIDTLSKVSHKNFVSLLGYCEEEEPFTRMMIFEYAPNGTLFEHIHIREAEHLDWEARLRIAMGVAYCLEHMHSLTPSLAHKNLTSSSIYLTEDYAAKLADFVFLDEKAAAETEPNISSNVYSFGVVLFEIITGKLPYAVGSSDSLQDWASDYLRGVQSLRDTIDPTLKTCREDQLQLIDGLIRSCVDPDSRQRPVMNEVCVRLREITGIEPEGAIPKSSPLWWAELEIL; this is encoded by the exons ATGAAAGAGTTTTGGAGATCTAAAAATAGTCTCCTGGCGGCATTAGCGATATGCTGTCTATGTCTGCAGAACTTAACAATTTGCTTGTCCCTCAATGATGAAG GTGTGGCTTTACTGAGGTTTAAAGAGAACGTGATGAGTGATCCATTTGGGGCTTTGTCAAATTGGATTGATGAAGTAGGAATAGACAGTCCATGTTCATGGTTTGGAGTCGGATGCTCAGAAGGATATGTTGTGGCTTT GAACCTGGAAGATCTCTGTCTGAGAGGTACCTTGGCTCCTGATTTAGGGAACTTGGTTCACCTGAAATCCAT AATCTTGCGCAACAATTCTTTTTATGGCGTAATCCCCGAAAAGTTAGCAAAATTAAAGGAATTAGAGATATTAGACCTTGGATGCAATAACTTCAGTGGAGAGGTTCCATATCAGCTTGGCAATAATTTCTCATTGGCAATCCT TTTGCTAGACAATAACGAGTTTCTTAGCAGCACATATGCTGAAATTTATGAACTCCAAAAGCTATCTGAAGTTCAAGTTGAAGAAGAGTTGTTATCCGGCTCCACAAGGAGCAGCAATTCAATCTTGTG GGATTCACTGGAGAAAAAGGAAGCGCCACAAAGAAAATTGTTACAAATAACTCCTAGAGCACGGAGGCGAGGGTGGAGATTTCTACCCCCACCAATACCCACAATAAGAAATTCATCTTCCCCATCTCCGTCTCCGTCTCCGTCTCCAGCTACATTAGTACCATCCCCTTCTCCTTCCCTCTCTCCCGTCACACGTGTTTCTCCTCCTTCGCTTCCTAACCAAACAGAAAGTCCTGGCACATCAACTGGAAATTCTAAGAGGCATCATCGACTTCTTATATTGTATCCCGCCATTGGAGGTCCTGTATTTTTCCTACTTTTAGTTGTTTGCTTCTTCTATTGCAAGAGTGGTAAGGTTGCTGCCGTAAATCCCTGGGCTACTGGACTAAGTGGACCATTGAGGAGAGCATTTGTAACTG GGGTCCCGAAATTTAAGAGATCTGAACTTGAGGTTGCTTGTGAAGATTTTAGCAATGTCATTAGCTCTTCTTCAGTCCGCACACTGTATAAGGGTACCTTGTCTAGCGGAGTTGAGATAGCTGTCGCATCTATTGCAACGGGATCTGCAAAAGAGTGGTCGAATAGTTTGGAAGCTCAGTTTAGAAAGAAG ATCGACACATTATCAAAAGTAAGTCACAAGAATTTTGTTAGCTTACTTGGATATTGTGAGGAAGAGGAGCCTTTCACTAGGATGATGATTTTCGAGTATGCTCCCAATGGAACCCTCTTTGAGCATATCCACA TAAGAGAAGCTGAACACTTGGACTGGGAAGCACGATTAAGAATAGCGATGGGCGTTGCATACTGTCTCGAACACATGCATTCATTGACACCATCACTAGCCCACAAAAACTTAACTTCCTCTTCTATATATCTCACTGAAGATTATGCAGCAAAATTAGCAGATTTTGTTTTCTTGGACGAAAAGGCtgcagctgaaactgaaccaaataTTTCAAGTAATGTTTATAGTTTTGGAGTTGTGCTATTTGAGATTATTACTGGTAAACTCCCGTACGCTGTAGGTAGTAGTGATTCACTCCAAGACTGGGCTTCAGATTATCTGAGAGGAGTACAGTCTTTGAGAGACACTATTGATCCTACTCTGAAAACATGTCGTGAAGATCAGCTTCAACTTATTGATGGTTTGATAAGATCGTGTGTTGATCCTGATTCGAGACAGAGACCCGTTATGAATGAAGTTTGTGTGAGATTGAGAGAAATAACAGGGATTGAACCCGAAGGAGCAATCCCGAAATCATCACCTCTTTGGTGGGCAGAACTCGAGATTTTGTGA
- the LOC142538427 gene encoding uncharacterized protein LOC142538427 — protein MATGEWVTEPEMTKLDSKNRTNQGWKRIMEASTNTVFRPLVLDGSNYALWKVKMRVFIKSIEERAWQRVLDGWSPPKIEDADGDTRLKPESTWTIDEVQTSNFNSKALNAIFSSVDTRMFNLITNCVCAKEAWDILQKHCEGSESVRKTRLRMVASKFESLRMEDKESILEYDSRSRQLSNEAHSLGDPMSNERLVNKVLISLPEKFNVKVCAIEESKDTSTINLDELMSCLITFEMNLDLQKKDKGKTIALEVSTDSYDEILQISKEVNESDLGEDSISLITKKFGDYLKKMREKTKIGQKSVLPNITTSAKAQKFTPMKGQFRPKTELQIQSNVRNLDSVQCRECSGFGHYANECANRLRRNKGMTVTLSDEESDDDQGSNESENHTSLSAVIKEKRSMQINPLGVATGVAIPGRNISSNSVCLNSTTLGESSQSENQEVDDDEVTLESVQTMYEELYEDWIKRNKVNAILSKENTELKSQVSRLEVILSKKDLELCKVKEELGEATQILAKLNSSSSKLDSLLMIGKNDKAGLGYTNHQFEIGESSNTERKPTVFVKGSAEISNATYTEKGIWYFDSGCSRHMTGSKDYLTDYVELRNGHVTYGGSAKGRIAGKGTLNVDGLPSLHNVLYVEGLNSNLISISQLCDDGLYVKFDKDNCEVFDNTDTCILTGTRSADNCYQLGEDPVCNHSKVSELNLWHKKLGHANFKTLKNLGKYDAVRGMPNLSSGIPYVCGACQKDLTGKTIEDDIDGLLNISETLPNTDVAPGVVTPETIPALAESNDEPGEYTENDDVVTNEGIDIPSKIQKNHPSSQIIGEAFGGMQTRRKEKTRLKLKGL, from the exons ATGGCAACCGGAGAATGGGTAACAGAACCTGAAATGACCAAACTAGACTCCAAAAATAGGACAAATCAAGG GTGGAAAAGGATCATGGAAGCATCAACAAACACTGTTTTTAGACCTCTCGTATTGGATGGATCAAACTATGCATTATGGAAAGTAAAGATGAGGGTTTTTATTAAATCAATTGAAGAAAGAGCTTGGCAGCGTGTACTTGATGGTTGGAGTCCACCAAAGATTGAGGATGCTGATGGAGACACTCGGCTCAAACCTGAAAGTACATGGACAATCGATGAAGTGCAAACGTCAAATTTTAATTCCAAGGCTCTCAATGCTATATTTTCGTCTGTTGACACAAGGATGTTTAATTTAATCACCAATTGTGTCTGTGCCAAAGAAGCTTGGGATATACTTCAGAAACATTGTGAAGGATCCGAGAGTGTGCGTAAAACTAGGCTAAGGATGGTggcatcaaaatttgaaagccTGAGAATGGAGGACAAGGAGTCTATTCTTGAGTATGATAGCCGGTCGAGACAACTTTCTAATGAAGCTCACAGTCTTGGAGATCCCATGTCCAATGAAAGATTGGTGAACAAAGTTTTAATATCTCTACCTGAGAAATTTAATGTCAAAGTTTGTGCAATTGAAGAATCTAAAGACACTTCAACAATCAACCTGGATGAATTAATGAGTTGCCTCATaacttttgagatgaatcttgatttacaaaagaaggataaagggaagACAATAGCCCTTGAAGTTTCAACTGACTCTTATGATGAAATCCTTCAAATATCTAAAGAAGTGAATGAATCTGATTTAGGTGAAGATTCTATCTCTCTAATTACTAAGAAATTCGGTGATTActtgaagaaaatgagagagaagacgaaaattggacaaaaatctGTGTTGCCCAATATCACCACTTCTGCAAAAGCTCAAAAGTTTACTCCTATGAAAGGACAATTTCGACCAAAAACTGAATTGCAAATCCAatcaaatgtcagaaatttggaCTCAGTACAATGCAGAGAATGTTCTGGATTTGGACACTATGCCAATGAGTGTGCCAATCGACTTCGGAGAAACAAAGGCATGACTGTCACTTTGAGTGATGAAGAGTCTGATGATGATCAAGGATCAAATGAATCTGAAAATCACACATCGTTGTCTGCTGTGATCAAGGAGAAGCGTTCAATGCAAATCaatcctttaggtgttgccacaggtgttgcaatacccggtcgcaacatatcTTCAAATTCAGTGTGTCTTAATTCTACAACCCTTGGTGAATCAAGTCAGTCTGAAAACCAAGAAGTAGATGATGATGAAGTCACTCTGGAAAGTGTGCAGACAATGTATGAAGAATTGTATGAAGACtggatcaaaagaaataaagtGAATGCAATTCTCTCCAAAGAGAACACTGAGCTGAAATCACAAGTATCACGACTTGAAGTAATCTTGAGCAAGAAAGATCTGGAATTATGCAAAGTCAAGGAAGAGCTTGGAGAAGCAACTCAAATTCTTGCGAAGCTTAATTCAAGTTCATCCAAACTTGATTCACTCTTGATGATTGGAAAGAATGACAAAGCTGGACTTGGTTATACGAATCACCAGTTTGAAATAGGAGAGTCTTCCAACACTGAAAGAAAACCAACTGTCTTTGTCAAAGGAAGTGCTGAAATCTCGAATGCTACATACACTGAAAAAG gaatatggtactttgacagtggcTGTTCACGCCACATGACAGGTTCTAAAGACTATTTGACTGATTATGTTGAACTAAGGAATGGTCATGTGACGTATGGTGGAAGTGCTAAAGGAAGAATAGCTGGCAAAGGGACCTTGAATGTTGATGGACTACCTAGTCTACACAATGTGCTTTATGTCGAAGGActtaactcaaacttaataagcataagtcaactttgtgatgatGGTTTATATGTTAAGTTTGACAAAGAcaattgtgaagtttttgataatACTGATACATGTATtttgacaggtacaaggtcggCTGACAATTGTTATCAACTTGGAGAGGACCCtgtgtgcaatcattcaaaagtgAGTGAACTAAACTTGTGGCATAAAAAATTGGGTCATGCAAACTTCAAGACATTAAAGAACCTTGGTAAGTACGATGCTgtgagaggtatgcctaatTTATCCTCTGGAATTCCTTATGTTTGTGGTGCATGTCAAAAGG ATCTAACGGGAAAAACAATCGAGGATGATATTGATGGGCTACTGAACATAAGTGAGACACTGCCTAACACAGATGTTGCACCCGGTGTTGTAACACCTGAGACAATACCTGCACTGGCAGAATCAAATGATGAACCAGGAGAGTAtactgaaaatgatgatgttgtaACCAATGAAGGGATTGATATTCCCAgtaagattcagaaaaatcatccatcatctcagATCATTGGAGAAGCATTTGGAGGAATGCAAACTAGAAGAAAGGAGAAGACGCGACTCAAACTCAAGGGACTGTGA
- the LOC142540390 gene encoding PRA1 family protein B3-like produces the protein MAAPPPLPISSGSQPPIATTAFRSFIYRLSASVRHALSQRRPWLELLDRSSFSRPDSLSDAASRIRRNYSYFRINYLSLLALSLAFSLISHPFSLLVLLSLLAAWLFLYTFRSSDHPLVIAGRAFSDREILGILVVSTIIVVFLTSVGSLLISALLVGLAVVCAHGAFRMPEDLFLDDQEPLQTGFLSFIGGATNAAAAVAPTVASHV, from the coding sequence ATGGCCGCTCCGCCTCCGCTCCCGATCTCGTCGGGTTCACAACCACCTATCGCTACCACCGCCTTCCGCTCATTTATCTACAGGCTGTCGGCTTCCGTCCGTCACGCACTATCCCAGCGCCGTCCATGGTTGGAACTCCTGGACCGCTCTTCCTTCTCACGCCCCGATTCCCTTTCCGACGCCGCCTCTCGCATTCGCAGGAACTACTCATACTTCCGCATCAATTATCTCTCCCTCCTCGCTCTCTCCCTCGCATTCTCTCTCATCTCCCATCCTTTCTCCCTCCTTGTCCTCCTATCCCTTCTCGCCGCCTGGCTTTTCCTCTACACCTTCCGATCTTCGGATCATCCGCTAGTAATCGCGGGTCGCGCGTTCTCGGATCGAGAGATATTGGGGATCCTCGTTGTGTCTACGATTATTGTGGTGTTCCTCACTAGCGTTGGATCGCTGCTGATTTCCGCTTTGCTTGTCGGCCTAGCTGTTGTTTGCGCGCACGGTGCGTTTCGAATGCCAGAGGATTTGTTTTTGGATGATCAGGAACCACTTCAGACAGGTTTCCTTTCGTTTATTGGCGGTGCCACCAATGCTGCTGCGGCAGTGGCTCCCACTGTTGCCTCCCACGTGTAA
- the LOC142540392 gene encoding ferritin-2, chloroplastic-like, protein MILNVSQPAFGLLNSNCENVSALFSSASSFAVLNRRNGNGCVVCASKQANNKPLTGVVFEPFEEVKKEFMLVPTVPQDSLARQKYADESEAAVNEQINVEYNVSYVYHAMYAYFDRDNVALKGLAKFFKESSEEERGHAEKFMKYQNKRGGKVKLQSILMPLSEFDNTEKGDALYAMELALSLEKLTNEKLLNLHAVASHNNDVQLTDFIESEFLTEQVESIKKISEYVSQLRRVGKGHGVWHFDQMLLREEEAVA, encoded by the exons ATGATTCTGAACGTTTCTCAGCCTGCTTTTGGTTTATTGAATTCCAACTGCGAGAACGTGAGCGCTCTCTTCTCATCGGCTTCTTCTTTCGCGGTTTTGAACAGGAGGAATGGAAACGGATGCGTTGTGTGCGCATCGAAGCAAGCGAATAACAAGCCCTTAACGGGTGTCGTTTTTGAGCCTTTTGAAGAGGTGAAGAAGGAGTTCATGCTCGTGCCTACTGTTCCTCAAGATTCTCTTGCTCGACAGAAGTACGCTGATGAGTCCGAGGCAGCTGTCAATGAACAAATCAA TGTGGAGTATAATGTTTCGTACGTGTACCATGCTATGTATGCCTACTTTGATCGAGATAACGTTGCTTTGAAGGGCCTAGCAAA ATTTTTCAAGGAGTCTAGCGAAGAAGAAAGAGGACACGCagaaaagtttatgaaatacCAG AACAAGCGAGGTGGTAAAGTGAAGCTGCAATCGATCTTGATGCCATTGTCAGAGTTTGATAATACTGAGAAAGGAGATGCATTATATG CAATGGAGCTTGCTTTGTCTTTGGAGAAGTTGACAAATGAGAAGCTTCTGAACTTGCACGCT GTGGCCTCCCATAACAATGATGTGCAGTTGACCGACTTCATTGAGAGCGAGTTCTTAACTGAGCAG GTGGAATCTATCAAGAAGATATCAGAATACGTCTCACAGTTGAGAAGAGTGGGCAAAGGACACG GAGTTTGGCACTTTGATCAGATGCTACTTCGGGAAGAGGAAGCTGTTGCCTAA